One window of the Mytilus galloprovincialis chromosome 14, xbMytGall1.hap1.1, whole genome shotgun sequence genome contains the following:
- the LOC143058161 gene encoding uncharacterized protein LOC143058161: MLYSYFETEKKYDNLDYTGSNIMSESEEINYLRIISLLYKVAPSAVRVKFDEEFHPTNGLETALKQDKFKVLEPLKRKRIINQIQWDLLFPSSGTVTSKKFDLTLMICLIRHLTPIQIGDILPFPNDVGDGADLSRLKYYRNMFAHHDAWTLTNNDFETYWNDICQAILNLGGPQFKQRCEDLKDRILNNNDKEILVELRNSQKESSQVPKALQKIHEDLIYEWGQDDNKVVKTRAISRIEELLKTKDVIVAVGSSGCGKSTAIHHVALRLNSQEGYYIVPVHYPEDIIQYCEPKYKQVFVIGDVCGKSTIDIGLVNRWKTWATNIQQVIEDHKIKILLSCRKHIYLDRSFAGVELLSKTACDLVSSYRLTEIERNQIASIYLTESEINALKQSRLVEKFSFFPLLCSLYSKQKLTGVQNFFANPISVIKSDLDLWRKATDQITLATMSLFIAFNNSLDENVLSRSHDTTELLESISDHFYLKARFSIKVVKSELHKLEMSYVKKTVSTYRILHDKIYDIFLAFCGEHFFDLVLEVAHRDVICDRFVLESIQNENQNLAKENIVITVNNKEEDNYFSRILKDIQNQNGFIKDIFLNRQFKCFTFRNKLFQYLRHKVDIKSILHDVSSEDLSNMLLSMTRQGYWDMVPIMLTEHVDVNVRDWKGTPLYFASKKGNVDIANLLLRHQADPNMKGWLEVASETPLHVAVYTGNIDVVLLLLAHNANANITRNVSASGSGYTETPLHIAVQQKNECIVKLLLDHGADSNVFDQWNKTPLYETARQESPNLIMLLLNHGADPNIGQKVCKNTPLQVACTKGNIDMIKMLLDYKADINIKNEEGETPLFQSVAKNHTDIVKLLLEYNCDPYICNNQNISPLFAASEKGHIDIVRLLLKYSCRPNACKNISPVHTASSDEHADIVRLLLEHKCDPNICMICSDNSISPVIAASKNGHIDIVRLLLQHSCDPKICMICTFLKISALLAASANGRIDIVELLLERQSDLNICNVKNISPLFPVSENDHSDIVRLLLKLNNESAVCLNSTKEHTNNVKLFLERKCDINICNTRNESALFIAANKGHTEIVKLLLEHKCDPNICNDIKESPLFIASKKGYAIVVTLLFEHKCNPNICNYEKESPLKKGYAIIVTLLFEHKCNPNICNYEKESPLFIASKKGHAEIVKLLLEHKCEPNICNRKKESSLFIASKKGHTDIVTLLLEHKCDPNICNDIKESPLFIASKKGHTEIVKLLLKHKCEPNMCNRKKESSLFIASKKGHTDIVTLLLEHKCDPNIWNIRTISPLLIASKEGHADIVNILLEHLCDPNICNDSIELPFFIASKEGHADIVKLLLEHKCNTNICYISKESSLFIASKEGHADIVTLLKKSPLFFASKEGHVDIVTLLLEHKCDPNICNNEKESPLFIASKKGHADIVTLLLEHRCVPNICNDEKESPLFIASKENHIEIVNLLLEHKCDTNICNLRKESPSFIASKKGHADIVTLLLEHKCDPNICNLRTESPSFITSNEGHFDIVELLLEHKCDSNICNYSNESPLFFASKEGHADIVTLLLEHKCDPNICNDIKESSLFFASKEGHADIVTLLLEHKCDPNICNLRKESPSIIASNEGHFDIVELLLEHKCDSNICNVREESPLFIASKEGHANIVALLLEHNCDPNICNDRKQSPLGYC; the protein is encoded by the exons ATGTTATATTCTTACTTCGAAACAGAGAAAAAATACGATAATCTGGATTATACTGGATCAAACATCATGTCGGAATCAGAAGAGATTAATTATTTGCGGATCATCAGTCTGCTGTATAAAGTTGCTCCTTCTGCCGTGAGAGTAAAATTTGACGAAGAGTTTCATCCAACAAATGGACTTGAGACAGCTTTAAAGCAAGACAAATTTAAAGTCTTAGAACCATTAAAAAGAAAGAGAATCATTAACCAGATCCAGTGGGATTTATTGTTTCCATCGTCAG GCACTGTCACTTCAAAAAAGTTTGACTTGACATTGATGATCTGTTTGATTCGACACCTCACGCCAATACAGATAGGAGACATTTTACCATTTCCGAATGATGTAGGTGACGGGGCAGATCTGTCCAGATTGAAATACTACAGAAACATGTTTGCACATCATGATGCTTGGACGTTGACAAATAACGATTTCGAAACATACTGGAACGACATTTGCCAG GCTATTCTAAATCTTGGTGGACCACAATTTAAACAACGTTGTGAAGACCTAAAAGATCGGATACTGAATAACAATGATAAAGAAATACTGGTAGAACTACGAAATTCACAGAAAGAGTCAAGTCAAGTTCCAAAAGCATTACAAA AAATCCACGAAGATTTGATATACGAATGGGGACAGGATGATAATAAGGTTGTGAAAACCAGAGCTATCAGTCGTATTGAAGAACTTCTCAAAACTAAAGATGTAATTGTAGCGGTAGGTTCATCAGGATGTGGGAAATCAACCGCAATTCACCATGTCGCCCTTCGGCTTAATTCACAGGAAGGTTATTATATTGTTCCGGTCCACTATCCCGAAGACATTATTCAATACTGTGAACCGAAATATAAACAAGTGTTTGTTATTGGTGATGTTTGTGGGAAATCAACAATAGATATTGGACTCGTCAATCGTTGGAAAACATGGGCAACCAATATACAACAAGTGATTGAGGATCACAAGATAAAAATCTTATTATCATGCAGAAAGCACATTTATCTTGATCGTTCATTTGCAGGTGTAGAACTTTTGTCGAAAACAGCCTGTGATCTTGTTTCAAGTTACAGGCTAACAGAAATTGAAAGAAATCAAATAGCAAGTATTTACTTAACAGAGAGTGAGATAAATGCTTTAAAACAGTCACGGCTAGTGGAAAAATTTAGCTTCTTTCCTCTATTATGTTCCCtttattcaaaacagaaattaacCGGTGTTCAGAATTTCTTTGCTAATCCGATAAGTGTTATAAAAAGTGATTTGGACTTGTGGAGAAAAGCCACTGATCAAATAACATTGGCCACGATGAGTCTGTTCATTGCCTTTAATAATAGTTTAGATGAAAACGTGTTATCAAGATCACACGATACGACAGAACTGTTGGAATCAATATCAGACCATTTTTATCTTAAAGCGCGTTTTTCAATAAAGGTCGTCAAGTCTGAATTACACAAGCTCGAGATGTCTTATGTGAAGAAAACAGTATCTACCTATAGAATACTTCATGACAAGATATATGATATTTTTCTAGCGTTTTGTGGGGAACATTTCTTTGACCTGGTTCTTGAGGTAGCCCATAGAGATGTAATTTGTGATAGATTTGTATTAGAATCTATACAAAATGAAAACCAAAACCTAGCAAAGGAAAACATTGTTATAACTGTTAATAATAAAGaggaggacaattatttttcacgAATTTTGAAAGACATTCAAAATCAAAACGGTTTCATTAAGGACATTTTTCTTAATAGGCAGTTCAAATGTTTTACTTTCCGCAATAAATTGTTCCAATACCTTCGACATAAAGTCGACATTAAGAGCATATTACATGATGTGTCAAGTGAAGATTTATCAAACATGCTACTATCGATGACCCGTCAAGGTTATTGGGATATGGTACCAATTATGTTAACAGAACATGTAGATGTAAATGTTAGGGACTGGAAAGGTACTCCTTTGTATTTTGCTTCTAAAAAAGGAAACGTCGACATTGCAAATTTACTATTACGTCATCAAGCTGATCCTAATATGAAGGGTTGGTTAGAAGTTGCGAGTGAAACACCGTTACATGTTGCTGTATACACAGGTAATATTGATGTAGTACTTTTACTATTAGCTCATAATGCTAATGCAAATATAACTAGAAATGTTTCTGCTTCTGGTTCTGGTTATACAGAAACCCCTTTACATATTgcagtacaacaaaagaacgaatGCATTGTAAAATTATTGTTAGACCATGGAGCCGATTCGAATGTCTTTGATCAATGGAATAAAACACCGTTATATGAAACCGCCAGACAGGAGAGTCCTAATTTAATTATGTTACTATTAAATCACGGTGCTGATCCAAATATTGGTCAAAAAGTTTGTAAAAATACACCTCTTCAAGTAGCATGTACAAAGGGTAATATTGATATGATAAAAATGTTGTTAGATTATAAAGCAGatattaacataaaaaatgaGGAAGGTGAAACACCATTATTTCAATCAGTTGCGAAAAACCATACAGATATTGTTAAATTATTATTAGAATATAATTGTGATCCTTACATCTGTAATAATCAAAATATATCACCTTTATTTGCTGCATCTGAGAAAGGGCATATTGATATTGTTagattattattaaaatatagcTGTCGTCCTAATGCATGTAAGAATATATCACCTGTTCATACTGCATCTTCTGATGAACACGCTGATATAGTTAGATTATTATTAGAACATAAATGTGATCCGAACATCTGCATGATCTGTAGTGATAACAGTATATCACCTGTAATTGCTGCGTCTAAAAATGGCCATATTGATATTGTTAGATTATTGCTACAACATAGTTGTGATCCTAAGATCTGCATGATCTGTACTTTTCTGAAAATATCAGCTTTACTTGCTGCATCTGCAAACGGACGTATTgatattgttgaattattattaGAACGTCAAAGTGATCTTAACATCTGCAATGTTAAGAATATATCTCCTTTATTTCCTGTTTCTGAAAATGACCATAGTGATATTGTAAGACTTTTGTTAAAGCTCAACAATGAATCAGCTGTATGTCTTAATTCTACGAAGGAACATACTAATAATGTTAAATTGTTCTTAGAACGCAAATGTGATATTAATATTTGCAACACTAGAAATGAATCAGCTTTGTTCATCGCTGCTAATAAGGGGCATACTGAAATAGTGAAATTATTATTAGAACACAAATGTGATCCTAATATTTGTAATGATATAAAAGAATCACCTTTATTTATTGCTTCTAAGAAGGGTTATGCTATtgttgttacactattgtttgaACACAAATGTAATCCTAATATTTGTAATTATGAAAAAGAATCACCTTTAAAGAAGGGTTATGCTATtattgttacactattgtttgaACACAAATGTAATCCTAATATTTGTAATTATGAAAAAGAATCACCTTTATTTATTGCTTCTAAGAAGGGTCATGCTGAGATAGTGAAATTATTGTTAGAACACAAATGTGAACCTAATATCTGTAATCGGAAAAAAGAATCATCTTTATTTATTGCTTCTAAGAAGGGTCATACTGATATTGTTACACTATTGTTAGAACACAAATGTGATCCTAATATTTGTAATGATATAAAAGAATCACCTTTATTTATTGCTTCTAAGAAGGGTCATACTGAGATAGTGAAATTATTGTTAAAACACAAATGTGAACCTAATATGTGTAATCGGAAAAAAGAATCATCTTTATTTATTGCTTCTAAGAAGGGTCATACTGATATTGTTACACTATTGTTAGAACACAAATGTGATCCTAATATTTGGAATATTAGAACAATATCACCTTTATTAATTGCTTCTAAAGAGGGTCATGCTGATATTGTGAATATATTGTTAGAACACTTATGTGATCCTAATATTTGTAATGATAGTATAGAATTACCTTTCTTCATTGCTTCTAAAGAGGGTCATGCTGATATTGTGAAATTATTGTTAGAACACAAATGTAATACTAATATTTGTTATATTAGTAAAGAATCATCTTTATTTATTGCTTCTAAAGAGGGTCATGCTGATATTGTTACACTATT GAAAAAATCACCTTTATTTTTTGCTTCTAAAGAGGGTCATGTTGATATTGTTACACTATTGTTAGAACACAAATGTGATCCtaatatttgtaataatgaaAAAGAATCACCTTTATTTATTGCTTCTAAGAAGGGTCATGCTGATATTGTTACACTATTGTTAGAACACAGATGTGTTCCtaatatttgtaatgatgaaAAAGAATCACCTTTATTTATTGCTTCAAAGGAGAATCATATTGAAATAGTGAATTTATTGTTAGAACACAAATGTGACACTAATATTTGTAATTTGAGAAAAGAATCACCTTCATTTATTGCTTCTAAGAAGGGTCATGCTGATATTGTTACACTATTGTTAGAACACAAATGTGATCCTAATATTTGTAATTTGAGAACAGAATCACCTTCATTTATTACTTCTAATGAGGGTCATTTTGATATTGTAGAATTATTATTAGAACACAAATGTGACTCTAATATTTGTAATTATAGTAACGAATCACCTTTATTTTTTGCTTCTAAAGAGGGTCATGCTGATATTGTTACACTATTGTTAGAACACAAATGTGATCCTAATATTTGTAATGATATAAAAGAATCATCTTTATTTTTTGCTTCTAAAGAGGGTCATGCTGATATTGTTACACTATTGCTGGAACACAAATGTGATCCTAATATTTGTAATTTGAGAAAAGAATCACCTTCAATTATTGCTTCTAATGAGGGTCATTTTGATATTGTAGAATTATTATTAGAACACAAATGTGACTCTAATATTTGTAATGTTAGAGAAGAATCACCTTTATTTATTGCTTCTAAGGAGGGTCATGCTAATATTGTTGCACTATTGTTAGAACACAATTGTGATCCTAATATTTGTAATGATAGAAAACAGTCACCCTTAGGTTATTGTTAG